The following is a genomic window from Vidua chalybeata isolate OUT-0048 chromosome 29, bVidCha1 merged haplotype, whole genome shotgun sequence.
CACTGTCCCCGCTGTCACAAGGTGAAGATCTcgtcctgctgtccccagtgtcccattGCAGGGTCTCCAATGTCCTGGGAGTCCCCAATGTCCCATTgcagtgtccccactgtccccgctgTCACAAGGTGAAGATCCCatcctgatgtccccaatgtcccactgcagtgtccccagtgtcccactgcagtgtccccgctgtccccgctgtcacAAGGTGAAGATCccatcctgctgtccccaatgtcctgggtgtccccagtgtcccactgCAGTGTCCCCGCTGTCACAAGGTGAAGATCTCgtcctgggtgtccccaaagtCCCATttcagtgtccccaatgtcctgctgtccccagtgtcccactgcagtgtccccgctgtccccgctgtcacAAGGTGAAGATCTCGtcctgggtgtccccaatgtcctgctgtccccgctgtccccgctgtccccgctgtcacAAGGTGAAGATCTCGtcctgggtgtccccaatgtcctgctgtccccaatgtcctgctgtccccaatgtcctgctgtccccgctgtccccgctctCCCTGCTGTCACAAGGTGAAGATCTCGTgctgggtgtccccaatgtcctgctgtccccaatgtcctgctgtccccaatgtcatgtccctgctgtccccgctgtcacAAGGTGAAGATCTCGtcctgggtgtccccaatgtcctgctgtccccaatgtcctgctgtccccgctgtccccgctctCCCTGCTGTCACAAGGTGAAGATCTCGTgctgggtgtccccaatgtcctgctgtccccaatgtcctgctgtccccaatgtcatgtccctgctgtccccgctgtcacAAGGTGAAGATCTCAtcctgggtgtccccaatgtcctgctgtccccaatgtcctgctgtccccaatgtccccgctgtccccgctgtccccgctgtccccgctgtcacAAGGTGAAGATCTCAtcctgggtgtccccaatgtcctgctgtccccaatgtcctgctgtccccgctgtccccgctgtccccaatgtcaCAAGGTGAAGATCTcgtcctgctgtccccagtgtcccattgcagtgtccccaatgtcctgctgtccccgctgtccccgctgtccccgctgtcacAAGGTGAAGATCTCGTgctgggtgtccccaatgtcctgctgtccccaatgtcctgctgtccccgctgtccccgctgtccccgctgtcacAAGGTGAAGATCTCGTCCTCGGCGTCGCGGAGCGCGGCCGCCCGCGGGGTCCTGGTGAGGGGCCGGGCTCCGAGCCGAGCCCCCCGAGGGGACGCGGGGCCGGGGCCAcccgcggcgggcgcggggctgcggggacagcCGGTGACACCGGGGTGGCGCTGCCACCGCCCGTCCCCGCCTGGGATCCCTGCCTTGGCTCCATCCCGCCCCATCTTCTCCACTTCTCCCCTGCTTCCCCCCagtttttccccacattttccccGATTTTATCACAGTTTCAccccagtttttccccaaattttccccagtTTTATCCCAGTTTCtccccagtttttccccaaatttttccccaatttcctcCCAGTTTCACCCCtatttttctcccaatttttccccaattccctCCCAGTTTCACccctattttttcccaattttcccccaatttcctcCGAGCTtcaccccatttttccccaatatttttcccccaatttcctcCCAGTTTcaccccaattttcccccaaattttccccgATTTCCTCCCAGTTTCAccccagtttttccccaaatttttccccaatttcctcCCAGTTTCACCCCaattttctcccaattttcCGCCGATTTCCTCCCAGCTTcaccccaattttccccatatttttccccaattttctcCCAGTTTCTCCCCAATTTCCTCCCAGTTTcaccccaattttccccaatatttttccccaattttctcccagtttctccccaattttcccccaaattttccccaatttcctcCCAGTTTCCCCCCAGTTTTTCCCCACACTTTCCTCAATTTTATCCCAGTTTCtccccagtttttccccaaattttccccgATTTCCTCCCAGTTTcaccccattttccccaaattttccccgATTTCCTCCCAGTTTCACCCCaattttctcccaattttcCGCCGATTTCCTCCCAGCTTcaccccaattttccccatatttttccccaattttctcCCAGTTTCTCCCCAATTTCCTCCCAGTTTcaccccaattttccccaatatttttccccaattttctcccagtttctccccaattttcccccagattttccccaatttcctcccagtttccccccagtttttctccacattttccccaattttatCCCAGTTtctccccaattttcccccacattttccccaattttatCACAGTTTcaccccaattttccccatttttttccccaatttcctcCCAGTTTCACTCAATTTCCCCCCcgattttccccccaaattttccccagtttcaccccaatttccccccaaagtttccccccatttcctcTCACTTTCCCCCCAGGTTTATCGCAATTTCCCCTCCGTTTTTTGCCCGATTTTGCCCCAGATTTTTCCCGGATTTGGCCCCAGTTCGCACCTGGCGCTCCGGCCCTGCAGCCGCTGCGCCGCCGCCTCCTTGGAGCGCCCGATCTCGGCGTCCAAGCGCCGCAGGAAATCCGAGGCCGAGAGGTCgcggcgggaggggccgggccggtccccgggggtgtccccgggggtGTTCCCGGGGGTGttcccgggggtgtccccgggaATGTCCCCGGCCGTGTCCCCGGGAATGTCCCCGGCCGTGTCCCCGGCCGTGtccccgggggtgtcccggtgtcccgggATGAGCAGCGTGGCTCTCAGGAAGATCGTGTCCGAGGAGTAGAGGCGGTTGGCACGCTGGATCTGCTCCATCTGCGGGGCGGGACCGGGATGGGACCGGGATgggaccggcaccggcaccggcaccggcaccggcaccgggacgggaccgggatggggacaggacaggacagggacggggacggggatgGAATGGGACCAGTATAGGGACAGGGATAAGGACACGCACCGGGCAGCCGAAGCGAACCGGGCCAGCACGGGCCCGAGATgacccctggggacccccacgGCCTTCCCtgcccccggtgccccccccggtgtcccccgggGCCGCTCACCGTCACCCCGTAGCGCAGCGCCAGCCCCGGCAGGGTGTCCCCGGGCTGCAGGCGGTGCtcccgcggggccgccccggctCCGCCGCTCCCCGCCATGGCCCgcccgggggtcccggcccgggggtcccccccgggggtcccggcccggccccgccgctcacGGGGAGCGCTCGGCCCGGGCCCCGCCGAACCGGCGCGGCCTCGCGGCCCCTTCTGGGAGTTGTAGTTCCGCACGGGTCATCTCCGCCGCTATCTCCACGGAGGCGTCCCGCGCTCGAACTACAACTCCCATCGCGCCGCGGGGGCCGCGCTGAGCGCTCGCTGATTGGTGGTTCGCCCCGCCGACTGTCCGCTGGGAAGCGCTACCCGGAAGCGGCGGTGGCGGTTGCCATGGCGACCGCGGCCTAGCGAGGACCGCCATGTCCTTTAAGCGCGACGAGAGCGACCCGGGGCCGCTCGGGGCGCTGCAGGTGGGGCCGgcgacccccgggacccccaggacccctctcCGGGCACCCCTCGGGGACCCCCGGCATGGCCAAGCCCAGCCCCGGCCGTCCCTGGGCCGCGGCCTGAACCCCGCGGGTCCCCTGAGGCCTTCCCTGGGTCCCCCTGAGGCCTTCCCTGGGTCCGCCTTTGTCCCCTCGAGGTCCCCCAACCCTTCCCTCGGTCCCTTTGTATCCCCTCAGTCCCCTCGAGGTCCCCCAGGTCCTTCCCCGGCCCCACTTTGTCCCCTCAGCCcgtcccagggctgtccccagggtggctTTGCCACGGGGGGACGGTTTGGGGACAGTTTGAGGACGGTTTGGGGACGGTTTGGGGACGGTTTGGGGACGGTTTGAGGACGGTTTGGGGACAGTTTGAGGACGGTTTTGGGACGGTTTGGGGACGGTTTGGGGACGGTTTGAGGACGGTTTGGGGACGGTTTGGGGACAGTTTGAGGACGGTTTTGGGACGGTTTGGGGACGGTTTGGGGACAGTTTGAGGACGGTTTGGGGACAGTTTGAGGACGGTTTTGGGACGGTTTGGGGACGGTTTGGGGACAGTTTGAGGACGGCTTGGGGACAGTCTGGGGACAgtttggggacagggggtgaCCGTGGGTggccccctgtccccagaggcGCCGCGTGGCCGAGCTGCTGGCCAGCGCCATCCCCGAGGACGAGGCGCTGCTGCTGCGCGACGGCAGGTGAGggtcccctgctgtcccctgctgtcccctgctgtcccctgggtgtcccggggtgtcccctgctgtcccggggtgtcccctgctgtcccggggtgtcccctgggtgtccctcagtgtccccgctgtccccaggctggcgTGCTCGCTGTGTCCCCAGCGGCCCGTGTGTGACACTCTGCAGACGCTGCTGCTGCACCGGGCGGGCAGGAAGCACCTGGACAGTGAGTGGGCGTGTCCCGTGTCACCTGTGCCGTCACCTGTGCTGTCAcctctgctgtcacctctgctgtccccgtgtcacctctgctgtcacctgtgccatcacctctgctgtcacctgtgctgtcacctctgctgtcacctctgctgtccccgtgtcacctCTGCGGTCAcctctgctgtcacctctgctgtccccgtgtcacctCTGGTGTCACCTGTGCCGTCACCTgtgctgtccccgtgtcacctGTGCTGTCACCTGTGCCGTCACCTGTGCCGTCACCTGTGCCGTCacctctgctgtcacctccaCTGTCTCTGTTCTCTGTCCTCTGTCCCATATTTCGTGTCCCCTCACCCCTGTCCCGTCCctctcccatccctgtccctgctgtccctcacgtgtcccatccctgtccctctgtccctgtccccatccctgtccccgtccctgtccctgtccccgtccctgtccctgtccctctgtccccctgtccccctgtccccctgtccctcacGTGTCCGTGTCcttgtccccctgtccctgtccccctgtccctgtccctgtccctctgtccctcacGTGTCCCTGtacctgtccctgtccctctgtccccctgtccctcacgtgtccctgtccctgcccctctgtccctcacatgtccctgtccctgtccctctgtccctctgtccctcacgtgtccctgtcccctgtccctgtccctgtccctctgtccctgtcccctgtccctgtccctctgtccctcacatgtccctgtccctgtccctctgtccctctgtccctcacgtgtccctgtccctctgtccctgtccctgtccctgtccccctgtccctcatgtgtccctgtccctgtccctgtccctgtccctctgtccctgtccctgtccctctgtccctcacgtgtccctgtcccctgtccctgtccctgtccctgtccccctgtccctgtccctgtccctgtccctgtccccctgtccctcacGTGTCCCtatccctctgtccctgtccctctgtccctgtccctgtccccctgtccctcacGTGTCCCtatccctctgtccctgtccctctgtccctgtccctgtccccctgtccctcacgtgtccctgtccctgtccctgtccctgtccctgtccctgtccccctgtccctcacGTGTCCCTGTCCGTTCCAGACCTGCGCCGTTCCTTCGGGCGGCACCGCTGGCCCCAGGTGACCCCGCAGGGCCCCCAGGTGACCCCGCAGGAGGCCCCGGGCGTGGCCCCGGCTGTGCAGGTGGGCGTGGCACCAAATGGGCGTGGCATCTGAGGGTGTGGTTCCATGTGGGTGTGGTTTTTGTGGGTGTGGCATCTACAGGTGTGGTCACGCCCACATGGTGTCTCTAAGTGGGTGTGGTCTATATGTGGGTGTGGCCTATATGGGTGTTGTCTCAAGTGGGTGTGGCCTATGTGGGGGTGTGCTCTGTATGGGGGTGTGGCCTATATGGGTGTTATCTTGAGTGGGTGTGGCCTATATAGGGGTGTGGTCTATGTGGGTGTTGTCCCAAGTGGGTGTGGTCTGTATGGGGATGACAGCGTGGGCGTGGCCTGTGTGGGTGTGGTTCTGTGTGGGTGTGGTTTCCATTGGGGTGTGGCCTCCAGACATGTCCTAAGTGGGCGTGGCATGGTGGGATGTGATCTGTGTGGGTGTGGCCTCGTGTGGGCGTGGCCTGACGTGGGCGTGGCCATCCCCAGGCGCCGCTGCTGGCCCGGACGCGCCGGCTGGCCCGGAGCGCGCTGCTGACATCGGCCCCGTACAGCGGCTGCTGCCGGAGAGCGtgagggacagccaggggaaacgggaaatatggggggaaacgggggaaatatggggggaaacggggaaatatgggggaaacggggaaatatgggggaaacggggaaatggggaaatatgggggaaatgggggaaatatggggggaaacggggaaatatgggggaaatatgggggaatggggaaacgggggaaatatgggggaaatggggaaatatggggggaaacgggggaaatatggggggaaacgggggaaatatggggggaaacggggaaatatgggggaaatgggggaaatatgggggaaatatgggggaatggggaaacggggaaatatgggggaaatgggaaaatggggaaatatgggggaaatgggggggaaatggggaaatatgggggaaatggggaaatatggggaaatatggggggaaatatggggaaatggggaaatatggggggaaatgggagaaacggggaaatgggaaatggggaaatgggaaatggggaaatggggggaaatggggaaatatgggggaaaacggggaaatggggaaatgggggaaatgggaaaatgggggggaaatatgggggaaatggggaaatatgggggaaaacggggaaatggggaaatgggggaaatgggaaaatgggggggaaatatgggggaaatggggaaatatggggaaatatggggggaaatatggggaaatggggaaatatggggggaaatgggagaaacggggaatgggaaatggggggaaatggggaaatatgggggaaaacggggaaatgggggaaatgggaaaatgggggggaaatggggggaaacgggggaaaacgggaaaatggggaaatggggaaatggggaaaatggggaaatggaggaaaatgggggaaaatgggggaaaacgggggaaatggggggaaaatggggcaaaaaacaggggaaatcaggggaaatggggggaatggggagaaaatgagCAAAGATGGGGAAAACGCggaaagaggggaaaggaaCTCAGGGATGCCaggaaaaacccagaaaagggacacagggacaccagaCATTCCCAGGAAGGGGCTTGGGAAGGATGGGAAAAGCTCTGGAATTCCTGGCACATGGATGGGTGGGATGAGGAGAActgggggaaaaccccaaaatttcagGAATGTTTTGGGATTCaccctctctcccttccccctcccagGACAAAGGGCAGTAGCTCCCGGGCCGGGATCCCCGGGAttatcccaaaaaattcccagacACCCCCGGAGCCGTCCCAGAACctcgggaattccgggaattccgaAACCCCCAGCCCCGCACACACAGAGGGTGAGACCCCGCCCATTCCAGGGGGTTTTCCCGGGAATTCCtcattcccggaattcccagcAGCCCCTCCCTCGCTCCCGCAGGCGTTCCCAAGGACAGGAAAcggggaaggaaaggaaattccCGGTGTTCCGAAGGGCCGGATGGAAATTCCCGGTGTTCCGAAGGGCCGAGCCCGGAGCGGCTGCGGATCCTGCGGCACCACCTGCACCTGCGCAGGTGGGTTGGgatctgggaattctggggaaaatcccaaaagtatcccccaaaaaatccccgcagaaatcccccaaaacatcccaaaagaactccccccaaaaaaatccccaagaatCCAAAACAAAGCctcaaaaaacacaaaaaaatcctcaaaaccTACCAAAAACgtccaaaaaaattcccaaaaatcccagaaaatccccCAACCCCCTTTCCTGCATCCCAGCCGGGGCTGGCTCCAGGATCCCGCTGGGAACTGGGTGAAGGACGGGAACGCCGAGTTCGACTCCGACGAGGAGGAGCCGCCACCGCTGCCACCGGCCTGACATCCCCAAGTgttcccagctgtccccaaacgtccccaagtgtccccagagccccgggaATAAAGCGGGAATTTTTTGGGACCGTTTTCCCACCATTTTTCCACTTTATTCCCAGCGGTTCCTGAGCTCGGGGCGGGCACGGGGGAATTTTTAGGATTTCTTCTGTTGGCGACCtgaggggagagaaaagggggGTCAGGGGTGGGACCCCAAAGTCCGTCCCCGAggggacccctggggacactcaggggcTCGTtctgagctggggacagctctgggggAGCCCTCCCTGGTGGAACCCCCTGGCAGTGACCTcagggtggccctggggacatctggggatGCCAGGGAACatctggggacatctggggacacctggggacacctggggacactcaggggcTCGTTCTGAGCTGGGGACATCTCTGGGGGAGCCCTCCCTGGTGGAACCCCCTGGCAGTGACCccggggtggccctggggacatctggggacacctggggacatctggggaccactggggacacctggggacaccaggggacactcaggggcTCGTTCTGAGCTGGGGACATCTCTGGGGGAGCCCTCCCTGGTGGAACCCCCTGGCAGTGACCccggggtggccctggggacatctggggacacctggggacatctggggaccactggggacacctggggacaccaggggacactcaggggcTCGTTCTGAGCTGGGGACATCTCTGGGGGAGCCCTCCCTGGTGGAACCCCCTGGCAGTGACCccggggtggccctggggacacctggggacgCTGGGGACACTCACGGAGCTCGCTGTTGCGGGtgagggcggcggcggcgcgcgccCGCGGGCCCTGCTGGGTGAAGGTGTAGCCGAAGCGCAGCAGGGACGGGCACTGCTCCAGGGTGGCTGCCATGGCCATCTCCACCGTGTCCCCCAGGCGCTggcactgcggggacacgggggacatgctcagtgtcagtgtcacaccctggcactgcggggacacgggggacatgcccagtgtcagtgtcacaccctggcactgcggggacacgggggacatgctcagtgtcagtgtcacagcctggcactgcggggacacgggggacatgCCCAGTGTCAGGGTCACACCCTGGCACTGGTGTCCCTggcactgcggggacacgggggacatgctcagtgtca
Proteins encoded in this region:
- the SCNM1 gene encoding sodium channel modifier 1, which encodes MSFKRDESDPGPLGALQRRRVAELLASAIPEDEALLLRDGRLACSLCPQRPVCDTLQTLLLHRAGRKHLDNLRRSFGRHRWPQVTPQGPQVTPQEAPGVAPAVQAPLLARTRRLARSALLTSAPYSGCCRRATKGSSSRAGIPGIIPKNSQTPPEPSQNLGNSGNSETPSPAHTEGVPKDRKRGRKGNSRCSEGPDGNSRCSEGPSPERLRILRHHLHLRSRGWLQDPAGNWVKDGNAEFDSDEEEPPPLPPA
- the LYSMD1 gene encoding lysM and putative peptidoglycan-binding domain-containing protein 1 produces the protein MAGSGGAGAAPREHRLQPGDTLPGLALRYGVTMEQIQRANRLYSSDTIFLRATLLIPGHRDTPGDTAGDTAGDIPGDTAGDIPGDTPGNTPGNTPGDTPGDRPGPSRRDLSASDFLRRLDAEIGRSKEAAAQRLQGRSASPAPAAGGPGPASPRGARLGARPLTRTPRAAALRDAEDEIFTL